TTCATCTCCAGCCCGCGGATTCAGAAGCCGGGCCTGGCTCTGGCCGGGGTGCCCGAGTTCGTTCACTCGGAGCGGATCCAGATCCTCGGAAGCACCGAGATCTCCTACCTGAGCCGCCAGGACCCCAAGGCGAGGCGGAAGGCCCTGAAGCACATCTTCGAGAAGGAGGTGAGCTGCTTCCTTCTCACGAAGAACCTCACCCCCCTGCCCGAACTCCTGGAGCTTGGCGAGGAAACCCAGACCCCCATCCTGCTCACCCGGGAGGCCTCCTCCATCACCATCGTCACCGTCACCGACGGGCTCGCCGCCGCCCTCGCCCCCTGCCTCACGGTCCACGGGGTCCTCGTGGACGTCTATGGGGTGGGTCTCCTGCTCATCGGCCAGGGCTCCATCGGAAAATCCGAAACCGCCCTGGACCTCGTGATCCGAGGCCACCGGCTGGTCAGCGACGACCTCGTGGAGATCCACCGCCGGGGCGACGTCCTCACGGGGGAGGCGCCCGAGCTCCTCAAGCACCACATGGAGCTGAGGGGCCTCGGGATCATCAACGTGAAGGAGCTTTTCGGGGTGGTGGCCACGCGGGACCGGAAGGACGTGGAACTCGTCGTGGAGCTCGAGCACTGGCGGGAGGACGGCGTCTACGATCGGCTGGGACTCGACGAGCAGACCATCCGCATCCTGGGCGCGCCGGTCCCCTACCTGCTCATGCCCGTGGCGCCCGGCCGCGTCATCGCCATCCTCCTCGAAGTGGCCGTTCGAAACCTCCTCCTGAAGAGGAAGGGCATCCATACGGCGCGCACCTTCGCCGAGAGGCTTCAGCAGGCCATGGGCGGGAGGCCCGGCGATGAGTGAGCGCGCCCTCTTCATCGTGACGGGCCTCTCCGGGGCCGGCAAGTCCCAGGTCATCAAGACCCTGGAGGACCTGGGCTTTTACTGCGTGGACAATCTCCCCCTGGCCCTTTTCCCCAAGTTCCTCGAACTCCTGGAAGGCGCGGGAGGGGACGTGGGGCCCCGGTTCGCCCTGGGACTGGACCTGCGGGAAGGCCATCTGGACACCCATTTTCCGGTGGTTTACGAAGCCCTGCGCAAGTCCCCCCTGAAGGTCCGCATCCTCTTCGTGGACGCCCGGGATCCGGTCCTCGTGCGCCGATTCTCCGAGACCCGGCGCCCCCACCCGTTGACCCCCCGGGGCTCAGTGGAGGAGGGCATCGCCCTCGAGAGAGCCCGGCTGGCGGCGATCCGGGAGCGGGCCGATCTCGTGCTGGACACCTCCGACACCACGATCCACCAGCTCCGGGCCGCCGTGGAGCGCGAGGCCGAATCCT
The sequence above is a segment of the Acidobacteriota bacterium genome. Coding sequences within it:
- the hprK gene encoding HPr(Ser) kinase/phosphatase; this encodes MKVLTGQETHPRMTVRQFLDAFPQLAMEVLAGKGGLSKFISSPRIQKPGLALAGVPEFVHSERIQILGSTEISYLSRQDPKARRKALKHIFEKEVSCFLLTKNLTPLPELLELGEETQTPILLTREASSITIVTVTDGLAAALAPCLTVHGVLVDVYGVGLLLIGQGSIGKSETALDLVIRGHRLVSDDLVEIHRRGDVLTGEAPELLKHHMELRGLGIINVKELFGVVATRDRKDVELVVELEHWREDGVYDRLGLDEQTIRILGAPVPYLLMPVAPGRVIAILLEVAVRNLLLKRKGIHTARTFAERLQQAMGGRPGDE
- the rapZ gene encoding RNase adapter RapZ, with translation MSERALFIVTGLSGAGKSQVIKTLEDLGFYCVDNLPLALFPKFLELLEGAGGDVGPRFALGLDLREGHLDTHFPVVYEALRKSPLKVRILFVDARDPVLVRRFSETRRPHPLTPRGSVEEGIALERARLAAIRERADLVLDTSDTTIHQLRAAVEREAESFAEPRTLTVNLLSFGFAYGVPPESALVFDVRFLPNPHFVPELRPLTGEDDAVFDFVCRSPEGSDFIERLWSFLQYLLPQYQREGKSYLTVAVGCTGGRHRSVAVARRLYDMLRAEGGLSVNLLHRDHKR